The Dickeya poaceiphila DNA window GTGGATGCCTGGGCGTCGATTGTCGGCGATGCCAATAAAACGAAAGAATACAAGCAGGTTCGCGGACGCGGTGGTTTTGTCCGTGCCGACTGGCAGGAAGTGAATGAGCTGATCGCGGCGGCCAACGTCTACACCGCGAAAACCTTTGGCCCGGATCGCGTCATTGGCTTTTCGCCGATTCCGGCGATGTCGATGGTGTCTTACGCCGCAGGTGCCCGTTACCTGTCGCTGATGGGCGGGGTGTGCCTGAGTTTCTACGACTGGTACTGTGACCTGCCGCCAGCCTCGCCGCAGACCTGGGGTGAACAAACCGATGTGCCGGAGTCAGCCGACTGGTATAACTCATCATACATTATTGCCTGGGGTTCCAACGTACCGCAGACCCGTACCCCCGATGCGCACTTTTTTGCTGAAGTCCGTTACAAAGGCACTAAAACGGTCGCCATTACCCCGGATTATGCCGAAATCGCCAAACTGTGTGATCAGTGGCTGAACCCGAAACAAGGTACCGACAGCGCGCTGGCGCTGGCAATGGGCCACGTGATCCTCAACGAGTTCCATCTCAAGCAACCGCGTCAATACTTCACCGACTACGTGCGCCGTTATACCGACATGCCGATGTTGGTACTGCTGGAACCGCGTGCTGATGGCAGCTACGCCGCCGGGCGTTTATTGCGTGCCGCCGACCTGGTGGGGAATCTGGGCCAGCAAAACAACCCGGAATGGAAAACCATCGCGATTGATGAAACCACGGGCGAGCTGGTGGCACCGCAGGGTTCTATCGGCTATCGCTGGGGTGAACAAGGCAAATGGAATCTGGAGCAGCGCGAAGGGGGAACCCAGCGTGACGTCAACCTGCAACTGAGCCTGCTGGGTCACCATGACGAGGTAGTTTCCGCTGGTTTCCCGTATTTTGGCGGCGCATCCACAGAACACGTCGCCAGCGTCGCGCTGGATGAGGTGCTGTTGCATCAGTTACCGGTGAAACGCCTGACGCTGGCTGATGGTCAGGAAGGGCTGGTGACCAGCGTCTTTGATCTGACGCTGGCTAACTACGGTGTGGATCGTGGCTTGAATGACGCACAGTGCGCCAGTGATTACGATCAGGTCAAAGCCTATACCCCGGCGTGGGCCGAGCAGATTACCGGCGTATCACGGCAGAACATCATCCGCATTGCGCGTGAATTTGCCGATAACGCCGACAAAACCCACGGGCGGTCGATGATCATCGTCGGTGCCGGTATGAACCACTGGTATCACCTCGACATGAACTACCGCGGGATCATCAATATGTTGATCTTCTGCGGTTGTGTCGGGCAGAGCGGTGGCGGCTGGGCGCACTATGTCGGCCAGGAGAAACTGCGTCCGCAAACCGGCTGGTTACCGCTGGCGTTCGGTCTGGACTGGCAGCGTCCGCCACGTCACATGAACAGCACCTCGTTCTTCTATAACCACTCCAGCCAGTGGCGTTATGAAACTGTCGCGCCGCAGGAATTGTTGTCGCCGTTGGCCGACAGTTCGCGCTTTAGCGGCAGCCTGATTGACTTTAACGTGCGTGCCGAGCGAATGGGATGGTTGCCGTCCGCGCCGCAACTGGGTGCTAACCCGCTGCGTATCGCCGAACAGGCTGCTGCCGCCGGTATGTCACCGCAGGATTACACCGTAGCGGAATTGAAAGCCGGTCGTCTGCGTTTTGCTGCTGAGCAGCCGGACAGCCCGCAAAACTTCCCGCGTAACCTGTTTATCTGGCGTTCCAATTTGCTGGGTTCCTCCGGTAAAGGCCATGAGTACATGCTCAAGTACCTGCTGGGCACCGAGCACGGTATTCAAGGGCAGGATTTGGGCGAGCAGGGTGCGGTCACGCCGGAAGAAGTGGAATGGTGCGCACAAGGCGGTGAAGGCAAGCTGGATCTGGTGGTGACGCTGGACTTTCGTATGTCCAGTACCTGCCTCTATTCCGACATCGTGTTGCCGACCGCCACCTGGTATGAAAAAGACGACATGAACACCTCGGATATGCATCCGTTCATTCATCCGTTGTCGGCGGCGGTTGACCCGGCCTGGGAGTCGAAAACCGACTGGGAAATCTATAAAGGGCTGGCGAAAACCTTCTCTCGCGTGTGTCAGGGCCACCTTGGGGTCGAAACCGATGTGGTCACGCTGCCGATCCAGCACGACTCAGCCGCCGAACTGGCGCAGCCGTTGGGCGTGAAAGACTGGAAAAAAGGCGAATGTGACCTGATTCCGGGTAAAACCGCACCGCACATTATGACCGTGGAACGCGATTACCCGAACCTGTATGCCCGCTTTACCTCACTCGGCCCGCTGCTGGATAAACTTGGTAACGGCGGCAAAGGTATTAGCTGGAATACTCAACATGAAGTGGACTTCCTCAAGCGCCTGAACCGGGTGCAGGAAGAGGGCGCGGCGGCGGGTCGTCCGAGAATCGACAGTGCCATTGATGCGGCTGAAGTGATTCTGTCACTGGCACCAGAAACCAACGGTCAGGTGGCGGTGAAAGCCTGGGATGCGTTGGGCAAGGTGACCGGGCGTGATCACACCCATCTGGCGCACCCGAAAGAGGATGAGAAAATTCGCTTCCGGGATATTCAGGCGCAGCCACGCAAGATCATCTCCAGCCCAACCTGGTCTGGCCTTGAAGACGAGCATGTGTCTTACAACGCCTGTTACACCAACGTACATGAGCTGATTCCGTGGCGCACCATTTCTGGTCGCCAGCAGCTGTATCAGGATCATGAATGGATGCGTGCCTTCGGCGAAAGCCTGTTGGTTTACCGTCCGCCGGTGGATACCCGTGCTGCGCAGCCGTTGCTGAACAAAAAACCTAACGGTAACCCGGAGAAAGCGCTCAACTTCCTGACGCCGCATCAGAAGTGGGGTATCCACTCCACCTACAGCGAAAACCTGCTGATGCTAACGTTGGGGCGCGGCGGCCCGATTATCTGGCTGAGCGAGGATGATGCCCGTGAACTGAGCATCGCCGATAACGACTGGATAGAAGTATTTAACGCCAACGGCGCACTAACCGCCCGCGCGGTGGTAAGCCAGCGTGTTCCGGCAGGGATGACCATGATGTACCACGCGCAGGAACGACTGGTGAACCTGCCGGGTTCAGAAATCACCGGCCAACGTGGTGGCATTCATAACTCGGTGACGCGCGTTTGCCCGAAACCGACCCATATGATTGGCGGTTATGCCCAATTGGCGTACGGCTTTAACTACTACGGCACCGTCGGTTCCAACCGCGATGAGTTCGTGGTGGTGCGTAAGATGAACCGTATCGACTGGCTGGATGAGGACAGCCATGACGACCTGTCTTCCCATGTGCAACCTCATCTGCAGGAGAAAGCCTGATGAAAATTCGTTCACAAGTCGGCATGGTGCTGAATCTGGATAAATGCATTGGCTGCCACACCTGTTCGGTGACCTGTAAAAACGTCTGGACCAGCCGTGAAGGGGTGGAATACGCCTGGTTCAACAACGTGGAAACTAAACCCGGCACCGGTTATCCCCATGCCTGGGAAGATCAGGAAAAATGGAAGGGCGGCTGGATTCGTAAAATCAACGGGCGGCTGGAACCACGCATGGGCAACCGTGTTGGGGTGTTGTCGAAGATTTTCGCCAACCCGGATGTTCCGGCGCTGGATGATTATTACGAACCGTTCGACTACGACTATGGGCACCTGCAACGTGCCGGCGAAAGCCGGCATCAGCCGGTGGCGCGTCCACGCTCATTGGTAACCGGTCAGCGCATGGAGAAGATCGAAAACGGCCCGAACTGGGAAGACGATCTGGGCGGCGAGTTCAGCAAACGCTCGCAGGACAAAAACTTCGACGACATGCAGAAAGCCATGTACGGGCAGTTCGAAAATACCTTCATGATGTATCTGCCACGGTTGTGCGAACACTGCCTCAACCCAGCGTGCGTCGCCACCTGCCCAAGCGGGGCGATTTACAAGCGCTCGGAAGACGGCATTGTGCTGATCGATCAGGATAAATGCCGTGGCTGGCGCATGTGCCTGACCGGCTGCCCGTACAAGAAAATCTATTTCAACTGGAAGAGCGGCAAATCAGAAAAATGTATTTTCTGCTATCCGCGCATCGAATCCGGTATGCCGACGCTGTGCTCGGAAACCTGCGTGGGCCGTATCCGTTATCTGGGGGTACTGCTTTACGATGCTGACCGTATTGAGCAGGCGGCCTCGGTAGAGAGAGAAACCGATCTGTACGGTCGCCAGTTGGATATCTTCCTCGACCCGAACGACCCTGAGGTGATTGCTCAGGCACAGCGTGACGGCATTCCACTTGGTGTGATTGAAGCGGCGCAGCAGTCGCCGGTGTACAAGCTGGCAGTGGAATGGCAACTGGCGCTGCCGCTGCACCCGGAATACCGTACGCTGCCGATGGTCTGGTACGTGCCGCCGTTGTCACCGATTCAGGCGGCGGCAGATGCGGGTAACCTGGCGCATAGCGGTGTTCTGCCGGACGTCGAAAGCCTGCGTATCCCGGTACAGTATCTGGCTAACCTGCTGACGGCAGGCGATACCCGTCCGGTGCTGCGCGCCCTGCGACGTATGCTGGCGATGCGTCACTTCAAGCGTGCGCAAACCGTCGAACAGGTCACCGATACCAGCGCACTGGAACAGGTGGGGCTGACGCCATCGCAGGCCGAAGAGATGTACCGCTATCTGGCGATCGCCAACTATGAGGATCGCTTTGTGGTGCCGTCCAGTCACCGTGAGCTGGCGCGTGAAGCCTTCCCGGAAGCGCATGGCTGTGGTTTTAGTTTCGGCGACGGCTGCCACGGTAGCGATTCATCATTCAACCTGTTTAACAGCCGCCGCATTGACGCCATCGACATCACCAGCAAAACCCAGAACATGAGCCGGCGGATGCAGGAGAACAAGTCATGATCAGCCTCCGCGTTATCGCTCGGTTGCTGGAATATCCGGATGCGGAGCTATGGCAACAGCGCCAGGAGATTCTGGACGCGCTGGAACAGGCCGACGAACTGCCGTTACGCCAAAGCGCGCAGTTGTTGCAGTTCATCGGCGACTTTTATCAGGGCGACCTGCTGGACCGGCAGGCGCGCTACAGCGAGCTGTTTGATCGTGGTCGTGCGCTGTCATTGTTGTTGTTTGAACACGTACATGGCGAATCGCGTGAGCGTGGTCAGGCGATGGTGGACTTGCTAGCGCAATACCGCGAAGTCGGTCTGGAACTGGATTGCCGCGAACTGCCGGATTTCCTGCCGTTGTATCTGGAGTATTTGACGTTGCGTGAGCCGCAGGCAGCGCGTGATGGATTGCGTGATATCGCACCGATCCTGACGCTGCTGGCGGAGCGGTTGCGCCAGCGTGACAGTGACTATGCCCTGTTGCTGGAGTTGTTACTGACGCTGGCGGCGTGCGAACCGTCAAGCGATGCCGTAGCGGCGAAGGTGGCGGACGAAACACGCGACGACACGCCGCAAGCGCTGGATGCCGTGTGGGAGGAGGAGCAGATCCGCTTTTTGGCTGACGCGGGCTGTGCTCCGGCGCAACAGACTCGCCATCAGCGTCGGTTCGCCGACGCGGTGGCACCGCACTACCTGAACCTTGACGCCTCACCGGTCAAAGGAGATTGCTGATGCATTACCTCAATCTGTTTTTATTTGATATCTACCCTTACATCGCCGGTGCGGTTTTTCTGGCAGGCAGCTGGCTGCGTTATGACTATGGTCAGTACAGCTGGCGTGCGGGTTCCAGTCAGATGCTGGACAAGAAGGGAATGCGGCTGGCCTCAAACCTGTTCCATATCGGGATATTGGGGGTACTGGGTGGTCATTTTTTAGGCATGATGACGCCGCACTGGATGTACGAGTCATTCCTGCCGCTGGCAGTAAAGCAGAAAATGGCGATGCTTGGCGGTGGAACCTGCGGCGTGTTGACGCTGATAGGTGGCGTGCTGTTGCTGAAACGGCGGCTGACCAATCCGCGAGTGCGCGCTACCTCCACCACCGGCGACATTCTGATCCTGACATTGCTGGTGATTCAGGCGGCGTTGGGGTTATTGACCATCCCATTCTCTGCCCAACATATGGATGGTAGCGAGATGATGAAGCTGGTGAACTGGGCGCAGGCCGTCGTCACCTTCCGCGGTGGCGCATCGGCCTATCTGGAGGATGTCGCGGTGATTTTCCGTGTGCATCTGGTGCTGGGGATGACGTTGTTCCTGTTGTTCCCGTTCTGCCGACTGGTGCATATCTGGAGCGCACCGGTCGAGTATCTGACCCGCCGTTATCAGTTGGTCAGAAATCGTCGCTAATCCAGAGATTGTTCCGCAGCATAACGCCATCGGTTGGCTACGGTGGCATTATGCACTGCTGGGTTAGTGGTTGTTGGTACCGACTCTGTGCGATAACGGCTATCAGCGTGTATTGCGTGTAAATAGATTGTGATGAATGAGTGGTCTTATTTCATGTAACCATTTATGTCACTGTAATATATTCGCACTATATAAAATAATTTTTCACCCAAATAACAGTTATTTATTATTGTTTTTCGGGTAAAAAATTGATTTTACGCTTCTGTGTTGGAGAATGTTGGAAATTTGCTCTGGGTCAAATTTGCTGAAAAATGTCAATGCTAGGATGACGACAGGTTATAACTCTGTAATAAAATGGATGGTGATCTATGAGCAGCGCATTTTATATTCCAGCCTTAAACCTGATGGGCGAAGGTGCATTAGAGGAAGCGGCCAGGCAGATTCAGTTGCAGGGTTTCAAACACGCGTTAATCGTAACGGATGGCGTGCTGAACAAGATTGGTGTTGCGGCTTCCGTGCAGCAACTGCTGAAGAAATATCAGGTCGACAGTGAGGTGTATGACGGCGTGCAGCCGAACCCGACTGTGGCCAACGTCGATGCAGGCCTGAAAATTCTTAAAGCGAACCATAGTGACTGCGTCATATCGCTGGGCGGCGGTTCTTCCCATGACTGTGCTAAAGGGATCGCCTTGCTGGCGGCCAATGGTGGCGAAATCGCCGATTATGAAGGCGTGGATGTGTCTGCCAAACCGCAGTTGCCGCTGATCGGCATCAACACCACGGCGGGGACGGCCTCTGAAATGACCCGTTTCTGCATCATCACCGATGAAGTGCGCCACGTGAAAATGGCAATTGTTGATAAGAACGTGACACCGGTAATGTCCGTCAACGATCCGGTCTTGATGGTCGGTATGCCAGCGTCGCTGACCGCAGCAACCGGGATGGATGCACTGACCCATGCCATTGAAGCCTATGTCTCGACCGCTGCTAACCCGATTACCGATGCGGTTGCGATTAAGGCGATGGAGCTGATTCGTGACCATCTGCGTGATGCGGTGAAAGACGGTAAAAACATAGTGGCGCGTGAACAGATGGCCTATGCCCAGTTCATGGCGGGTATGGCGTTCAATAATGCATCGCTGGGTTATGTTCATGCAATGGCGCACCAACTGGGCGGCTTCTACAACCTGCCGCACGGGGTATGTAACGCGGTACTGTTGCCGCATGTAGAGCGTTATAACGCAGCGGTTGCCGCCCCTCGTCTGAAAGACGTCGCCGTCGCACTGGGTGTGGATGTCGCCGGTCTGAGCGATCAGCAGGCGGCGGAAGCGGCTATTAAGGCCATCAGCCAGATGGCGCGTGATGTCGGCATTCCGGCAGGGTTGAAAGACCTGGGTGTGAAAGAAGAAGACTTCAATATTCTGGCAGATAACGCACTGAAAGATGCTTGTGGCCTGACTAACCCGAAAAAAGCCACTCACGCGGAAATCGTCGAGATTTTTGCTGCTGCATTCTGATTGTAGTTGAATATGTAGCTGAATAGTTCGGGAAGCCCCCAGCCTGGGGGCTTTTTTATGGCGTGATCAGAGCGGGTGGTGGTCTGTTGTACGAATCAGATGTACCATTAAGATGTACATCTTGAGGGGGATACCATGAAAACGTACACCATTACTGAAGCTCGACAACATATTGCAACGGTCATTGATACGGCAGCCAGCGGTGAACCGGTGGAAATTACGCGCCGCAATGGGACGTCGGCTGTGCTCATCCCCAAGGCCGAATTCGAGGCTTATCAAAAAGCCAGATTAGACGCTGAATTTGATTTCATCATGCAGCGCCATGAACACACGGTCAAAGCGCTTGCCGACAGATGAAATGGGTCAGTGCACAGGACGTCATTGCTTTTCATGATCGCATTCTGCAGATGTTGCCAGGGGTTGCCGGTATGGCAGATCCAGGTCGGGCGGAAGCCTTGATTTATCGGGTGCAGAACCGTCTTTATTATGAAGATGTGACGGATCTCTTTGTACTGGCGGCGACATATTGGGTAACTGTTGCGCGTGGTCACATCTTTAATGACGGTAATAAGCGCACCGCCTTTTTTGTCACCATGGTGTTTTTGCACCGTAATGGCGTATTGATTGCTGATAACGACAATTCGCTGGAAGAATTGACCGTTAAAGCGGCAACGGGTGAATATCAGGTGTCATATCTCGCGGAGCAGTTAAGGCTAAGAGTGACAAGGTAAAAGGATAGATAGCGCGGAGATAAGGCAAGGAGATAAATAGCTTTTTTGTAGCGAGAAATGCACTGAAAGATGCCAGTTCCTGACCAACCCGAAAAAGCCACTCACGCGAAAATTGTCGATATTTTTGCTGCTGCATTCTGATTGTGAGTACTAAAAAGCCCCTGATTTTATGGTTGGGGGCTTTTTTTGATAAAAAAACCGGAGCATGAAACACGTGGTTGACTTGAAACTCCGCAATTAACCCGGTTGATTTTGTGAGCAATTCCACCGCCTAAAACAACTAACCGGTTAGGTTTAGGTATTACATAAGTCCCTGTGCCGTTTTCAAGAAGAACACTGTCTTCTTTTGCACTGTCAAGGTGTCCGCCTGTCATTACGTTACGACCATTCGCTAAGGTGTGAGATACACGAATGTCGGCACCAGGGGCATGATTAGCCAGGAAAAGCTCGCCACCCCAGTTAGCCTTCCAGACAGGATTAGTATAAAAGATAAAGGCCCCAGAATATGCGCCATCCTGATGCCAGGAAAGGCCGCTTCCTTCTGGATAGATGTAGGGTTTAAATGTAGTGCCAAGCCACGCTTCCCCCGGTTTTCCAATGGTATGAGTTAATCTCGGTATCACTGCATCAAGCCTGCTCAGGAATTCATCAACGATATCACCAGTAGGACAGACCCGATATTCTCCTTTTTTATACCTTTTAGTACTGACGAGATGTTCTTCAACCGTGTGGTTTGAAAAAAATAAGGTTCCCATACATTGGGTTTCCATCGCCGATACGCCAGACTTTTGACCATTTTTCACGATTAACAACGCTATAATCATCTGTCTGACAATATTTCCAAAGCTCATGATGAACGTGTGTGTCAAGAAAATCATCAATAACAATATAATTTGGATGTTCAATCACTATGTTCATTTTTGCTCCAGATTCAATTCTCATAATTAAATTCACTGGTGATAAATATCCCAATGATCCCTAATAATAAATAAGACAGCGCAGCAATTATCATGACAGCATTAAGACTAAATAGATGAATAAGCTCCGGTGCGGCCAGAAGAGAGAGCAGCAGAAATAACCATTCATAAAACATTCGGCAACGGAAAACTTTTACCACGTCCTCTTTGGTAAACAGTGTCTGCATTAGTGTTGCGAGAGGAAGCTGTGTTACAGGAGCGCCCAAAGCAGCTATTGCAGCAAACAGCATGATAAATGGCAAAGAATTGCTCAGCGCCAAACACAACAACGCTGCTCCGGAGAGTAGGCGCCCCGCTGACATTGCCAGGACGGGTTTATTCACTGTTAACTCAGAGAAAATTAGGTTTGATAACACATTGAATACACCATATATACCGAGAACGTACCCGAAGTATTCTGATTTTTCAGGGAAACTCAGATGAAGTTTTAAGGCAAGTCCTACAACAAGACTGACATACCATCCACCATTACAGAATGCGTAAGCAATCAGGTGATAATTAAGGGAAAATTTTTGGTTTAGAGCGGTAAATCCTCCTGATATTGCATCAATGTTTTTCTTTATGAAGCCAGCTCGGTCCGTATTTATTTTGGTAGCAGGTTCAATGAGGTTAAGTTCTCTGGAAACACTAAGAATGAAGAGCGCAGACAACAGGTAAGTAAGGGCGTTAACAGCAAAAAAATTATACACAGGCATCACGGTGAACATGAATGCTGCAAGCGCCGGGCCGGCAATACGTGCAATACGTCTGACGACGTCAAAAAGGCCATTAATCGATTGGAGAAATTGCCTGTCAGATGAAATTGAAGGTAGAATTGCCTGCAATGCTGGATCAAATACAGGGCGAAAGTAAGAGACAATGATGATCACGACAATCAATAATGTTGTAGATACTTCGTGTGTAATATACCAACTGAGGAATGGAAGAAACGTCACAAAAAATCTGATAAGATCCGAAACCAGCATCATTTTCTTATTCGTCATGCCAACAGTGAACGCTCCAGATGTCAGAGTGGCAATTAAAATGACGGCAGATTGTAACGCAATAAGGTAACCCGACTTATTTCCAAAACGATTAGTTGCTATCCACACTACAGCAAATGAATAAATTTCGGCACCAATACATGAAAGCGTGAGTCCACCCCACAAACGATTTATTATTCGGTGTTTTAACGCAGCTAACAGTTTCATAAAATTAACTTTTTCTTTTTAAGAGCATTGAAAAGGTGGCTGATTGCTTCATCTGACTGATCTATACCAGACGCTTTATAGGAATAGTTGAGTGCACCAGGATTGACGAGGTTAAGTTCAAGAACATAGGGAAAAGCCAGATCCAGTCCCGCATAATAAATGCCGAGCGCCATGAGACGTTTGCCGAGGTGACGACAAAACAGCGCTTCCTCTTTAGTCAGAGTAAGCGGATCAAACTTATTGCCTAATGTGACGTTCGCACGATGATCATCTTCGTGGTGATAGCGTCTGAAACCACAGACAGGAATCCCCCCAACAATAAGCACGCGTTTTTCATTTTCCGTCACGTTCGGTACATATTTCTGTACAGCGGCAAATTTTCTTGATGATCCTATCGTTGGTCGTCCGTAGCGTTCATGGTTTGCGACCTCGTTACCTGTAGCAGATTGAACCAATGCACGGGCATTTTTCTCACGCATACTGATAAGGTAAACATCAGCACCACATCCCTCGTTAGCAGGTTTGAGAACCCATGTTTGCTCCCTGTCTTCTTCAAGTTTGGCAAAAAGATACCTGTAGTCGCTGACAACATGGCTTTCCGGCAGATACTCACGAGGGATGGACTCTGAAAGGGTAATTTTGTTATTGAGAAAAAGCAGTGCTGAAGCGTCATTTACAAAAGGAACTCGTTGATTGAGGACCCATAACATCTGAAAGGTTTCCAGATAAATATCAGGGTGAGGACTCGCAAGAGACCAGACCAGATCAATATCATCGACAACACGTGTTGTGCAAGGCAATGTATCCAGACGTTCGCCTGAGTTTTTTACGCTGTCAAGTTCATAGCAGTCACTGTAAAAAATACTGTCACGGAGTGATATCGTGGTGATATCAGAAAGGAGTACTTTGC harbors:
- a CDS encoding ATP-grasp domain-containing protein; this encodes MNITVLVYVSRVENLRLDNYLIIPNALLRAGCKVLLSDITTISLRDSIFYSDCYELDSVKNSGERLDTLPCTTRVVDDIDLVWSLASPHPDIYLETFQMLWVLNQRVPFVNDASALLFLNNKITLSESIPREYLPESHVVSDYRYLFAKLEEDREQTWVLKPANEGCGADVYLISMREKNARALVQSATGNEVANHERYGRPTIGSSRKFAAVQKYVPNVTENEKRVLIVGGIPVCGFRRYHHEDDHRANVTLGNKFDPLTLTKEEALFCRHLGKRLMALGIYYAGLDLAFPYVLELNLVNPGALNYSYKASGIDQSDEAISHLFNALKKKKLIL